In Aestuariibaculum lutulentum, one DNA window encodes the following:
- a CDS encoding DEAD/DEAH box helicase, producing MSFKDLQLNKPILRAIAEAGYDNPTLVQEKTIPFVLEKKDVIVSAQTGTGKTAAFALPILQSLFDYQDAPKNGKKIKALIVSPTRELAVQILDNFKTYSTYTNLRTAVVFGGTSIEPQKDILNKGVDILIATPGRLLDLHKQDLLNLDYVETLVLDEADLMLDMGFIDDVKKIERLCTKEKQILLFSATIPYKVEQLANTILKNPERIEVAQNSFTSRNINQVLYYVPKRNKIELCLHLLRNTIKGSIIIFRRTKFGVEKLEQTLLKNGYKVDSIHGDKTQNLRQEALNKFKNGYVNILIATDVAARGIDINELDAVINFDLPNVPETYVHRIGRTARAGKSGTAYSLCSADEKTYITNIQQLIQLQLDVIEDHPYPLDPKTKPEVHKSKNQGSKHKKGRKSEGSKKKKKRWY from the coding sequence ATGTCATTTAAAGACTTACAATTAAATAAGCCTATTTTAAGAGCCATCGCAGAAGCTGGTTACGATAACCCTACACTAGTTCAGGAAAAAACAATTCCTTTTGTATTAGAGAAAAAAGATGTTATTGTATCTGCACAAACAGGAACAGGAAAAACTGCTGCATTCGCCCTTCCTATTTTGCAATCGCTTTTCGATTATCAGGATGCGCCGAAAAACGGGAAAAAAATTAAAGCATTAATTGTAAGTCCAACAAGAGAATTAGCAGTTCAGATTCTCGATAACTTTAAAACCTATAGTACGTATACCAATTTAAGAACAGCAGTTGTTTTTGGAGGAACATCTATTGAGCCTCAAAAAGATATTTTAAATAAAGGTGTTGATATTTTAATTGCAACTCCAGGTAGACTCTTAGATTTACACAAACAAGATCTTCTTAATCTCGATTATGTTGAGACGTTAGTTTTAGATGAAGCCGATTTAATGTTAGACATGGGCTTTATTGATGACGTTAAGAAAATAGAGCGTTTATGTACTAAAGAAAAACAAATTTTATTGTTTTCGGCTACGATTCCCTACAAAGTGGAACAACTAGCAAATACCATTTTAAAAAATCCAGAGCGTATTGAAGTCGCTCAAAATTCATTTACATCAAGAAACATCAATCAAGTCCTTTATTATGTACCTAAACGTAATAAAATTGAGTTGTGTTTACACTTGCTTAGAAATACTATAAAAGGGAGTATTATCATTTTCCGACGTACTAAGTTTGGCGTTGAAAAACTCGAACAAACCTTATTAAAAAACGGCTATAAAGTAGATAGTATTCATGGTGACAAAACCCAGAATCTGCGTCAGGAAGCCTTGAACAAATTTAAAAATGGCTATGTTAATATTTTAATAGCTACCGATGTTGCTGCTCGTGGTATTGATATTAATGAATTGGACGCTGTTATTAATTTCGATTTACCAAACGTACCTGAAACTTATGTACATCGTATTGGTAGAACAGCACGTGCTGGAAAAAGCGGAACCGCGTATTCTTTATGTTCTGCCGACGAAAAAACATATATCACCAATATTCAACAGTTAATTCAATTACAATTAGATGTTATTGAAGATCACCCATATCCTTTAGACCCTAAGACCAAGCCTGAAGTTCACAAATCTAAAAACCAAGGCAGTAAACATAAGAAAGGACGTAAAAGTGAGGGCTCTAAAAAGAAAAAGAAGCGCTGGTATTAA
- a CDS encoding M15 family metallopeptidase, with the protein MSNLVKYLFIFFISYSFAQLPTGFVYANEVIPDLDVDLRYYSSNNFVGKPVTGYLSNELILTRQAAEALKLVQEELQSQNLCLLVFDGYRPQQAVNHFMSWAKDLNDTVNKQRFYPDVAKQDLFKEEYIATRSGHSKGSTVDLTIIDGNTGKPLDMGSDFDFFGEASWVNYAHITEAQKANRMLLQTVMLKHGFRNYPKEWWHFTLRNEPFPTTYFDFPVE; encoded by the coding sequence ATGAGCAACTTAGTAAAATACCTTTTTATTTTCTTTATTTCTTATTCATTTGCGCAATTACCAACCGGGTTTGTATATGCCAATGAGGTTATTCCTGATTTAGATGTAGATTTAAGATATTACTCCTCAAATAATTTTGTAGGCAAACCTGTAACGGGTTATTTATCGAACGAATTGATTTTGACACGTCAGGCCGCCGAAGCTTTAAAGTTGGTGCAGGAAGAACTGCAAAGTCAGAATTTATGCTTATTAGTTTTCGATGGTTACAGACCGCAACAGGCCGTTAATCATTTTATGAGTTGGGCTAAAGATTTAAATGATACGGTTAATAAACAGAGGTTTTATCCTGATGTAGCTAAGCAGGATTTGTTTAAAGAAGAATACATTGCAACCCGATCTGGCCATAGCAAGGGAAGTACCGTCGATTTAACGATTATAGATGGTAACACCGGAAAACCTTTAGATATGGGAAGTGATTTTGATTTCTTCGGAGAAGCTTCATGGGTGAATTATGCTCATATTACAGAAGCACAAAAAGCTAACCGCATGTTATTACAAACGGTAATGTTAAAACATGGTTTTAGAAATTACCCAAAAGAGTGGTGGCATTTTACGTTAAGAAACGAGCCATTTCCTACGACCTATTTTGATTTTCCTGTTGAATAA
- a CDS encoding porin family protein: MKLKLLLTISLFIFSYSFAQEYAFGVKGGINNNKIGTLYQRAYNNEPAINHQPNKELGYQLGAYVTGEFGIFFVQPEFNYVTFNNNYELPRSKAQWKTSKMEIPILAGVRIIKPVRLYFGPSFNFYKDTELEGVQVTSYSDGGPDLEKNTMSLNFGIMVRYNRFGLDLRYEQATNTTEEELLDIIYSDYGTNLADLKPYQASSLRLSLFIDILRTDMKLSDLFKKKYCACPYD; encoded by the coding sequence ATGAAACTAAAACTACTTTTAACTATTTCTCTTTTCATTTTTTCTTATTCTTTTGCACAGGAATATGCCTTCGGAGTTAAAGGAGGAATAAACAATAATAAGATAGGAACTCTTTACCAGCGAGCCTATAATAATGAACCAGCTATTAATCACCAACCCAATAAAGAACTAGGGTATCAGCTTGGTGCTTATGTTACAGGAGAATTTGGAATATTCTTTGTGCAACCTGAATTTAATTACGTTACATTTAACAATAATTACGAATTACCTAGAAGTAAAGCCCAATGGAAAACGTCTAAAATGGAAATTCCTATTCTTGCTGGTGTTAGAATTATTAAACCTGTGCGTTTATATTTTGGTCCAAGTTTCAACTTTTATAAAGATACTGAATTAGAAGGTGTACAAGTAACCTCGTACAGTGATGGCGGTCCGGATTTAGAAAAAAACACCATGAGTTTAAATTTTGGTATTATGGTTAGGTATAACAGATTTGGTTTAGACCTGCGCTACGAACAAGCAACCAATACAACCGAAGAAGAATTACTTGATATTATTTATAGTGATTATGGTACTAATCTAGCTGATTTAAAACCCTATCAAGCCAGCTCTCTAAGACTAAGTTTATTTATTGATATATTAAGAACAGACATGAAACTTAGCGATTTATTCAAGAAAAAATATTGCGCCTGTCCTTACGATTAA
- a CDS encoding DUF819 family protein — MDNAPLITSDTITFGLLMLALGFVFYTESRTSGFWPKFYKIVPGLFMAYMVPAILTSAGLISPEWETLSEANEIVKHKSSIYFITSRFLLPAALVLMTLSIDLKAVFNLGWRALIMFFTGTVGIVIGGPIAILLISIISPETVGGAGPNAVWRGLSTLAGSWIGGGANQTAMLEIYGYNQKLYGGMVFVDIVVANIWMAIILIGIGKRDKINKWFKADTSSIENLKVKVSDFTESIKKNPTLTDYMLMLSIAFGTVSISHFLSGYLGPFFGNLVSTIENATTRNMFTFLDSEFFWMISLSTIFAILLSYTKAKNYEGAGASKIGSVFIYILVASIGMKMDLRLIFDNVGLIAVGLVWMTIHAALLILVAKLIKAPYFFLAVGSQANVGGAASAPIVASAFHPSLATVGVLLAVFGYAIGTISAIVCTILMELASAS, encoded by the coding sequence ATGGATAACGCGCCTTTAATTACTAGCGATACAATCACTTTTGGACTATTAATGCTTGCCTTAGGATTTGTATTCTATACAGAATCCAGAACTAGCGGATTCTGGCCAAAATTTTATAAAATTGTTCCAGGCTTATTTATGGCTTATATGGTACCCGCTATACTAACTTCGGCCGGACTCATCTCTCCGGAATGGGAAACTTTAAGTGAGGCCAACGAGATTGTAAAACATAAAAGCAGCATATATTTCATTACAAGCCGATTTTTATTACCAGCTGCGCTTGTATTAATGACATTGAGCATCGATTTAAAAGCTGTATTTAATTTAGGATGGCGTGCGCTAATCATGTTTTTTACTGGTACTGTAGGTATTGTCATTGGCGGTCCTATCGCTATTCTTTTAATTTCAATAATTTCTCCTGAAACGGTTGGTGGTGCAGGTCCTAATGCTGTATGGAGAGGTTTATCTACATTAGCTGGAAGCTGGATTGGTGGTGGTGCCAACCAGACTGCCATGCTTGAAATTTACGGATATAATCAAAAACTATATGGAGGTATGGTATTCGTAGATATTGTTGTAGCTAACATATGGATGGCCATTATTTTAATAGGTATTGGAAAACGTGATAAAATTAACAAATGGTTTAAAGCAGATACCTCTTCCATTGAAAACCTAAAAGTTAAAGTATCTGATTTTACCGAGAGTATTAAAAAGAATCCTACCCTAACCGATTATATGCTTATGCTTTCCATTGCTTTTGGAACTGTAAGTATATCACATTTCCTTTCAGGTTATTTAGGGCCCTTTTTCGGAAATTTAGTTTCAACCATCGAAAATGCAACAACCAGAAACATGTTTACCTTCTTGGATTCTGAATTTTTCTGGATGATAAGCTTATCAACAATTTTTGCTATTTTATTGTCTTACACAAAAGCTAAAAATTACGAAGGCGCAGGAGCCAGTAAAATTGGTAGTGTTTTCATTTATATATTAGTAGCTTCTATAGGAATGAAAATGGATTTAAGACTGATTTTCGATAATGTCGGACTTATTGCTGTAGGGTTAGTTTGGATGACTATCCACGCCGCACTTTTAATATTGGTGGCTAAACTGATTAAAGCTCCTTATTTCTTTTTAGCCGTAGGAAGTCAGGCTAATGTTGGTGGAGCTGCCTCTGCCCCCATTGTTGCTTCAGCTTTTCACCCGTCGTTAGCTACCGTTGGTGTCTTACTTGCTGTGTTTGGTTATGCCATAGGTACTATTTCTGCTATAGTCTGTACTATTTTAATGGAATTGGCTTCAGCATCTTAA
- a CDS encoding DUF4369 domain-containing protein — protein sequence MKKIAFLILALSIISCGKEQHDLVVKTNIKGLKKGTVYLKKIQDTALVTVDSVVVNGSSELELHSPIESPEMFFLYLNKNTAENERISFFADKGVTEINTTVKNFAVDAKIKGSEQQKVLESYNDMISRLNYQNLELIKAEFEARKENNQDKLDSVNKMSQNLIKRRYLFTVNFALNNKNSEVAPYLALSEIYNAKVNLLDTINNSLSPEVKASKYGKELQKFVDKIKATE from the coding sequence ATGAAAAAAATTGCATTTTTAATTTTAGCATTATCTATTATTTCTTGCGGAAAAGAACAACACGACTTAGTTGTAAAAACAAACATTAAAGGCTTAAAAAAAGGAACCGTTTATCTAAAGAAAATTCAGGATACCGCATTAGTAACAGTAGATTCTGTTGTGGTAAATGGTAGTTCAGAATTAGAACTACACAGTCCTATTGAATCTCCGGAAATGTTCTTCCTATACTTAAATAAAAACACAGCCGAAAACGAACGCATCTCATTTTTTGCAGATAAAGGCGTAACGGAAATTAACACTACTGTGAAAAACTTTGCTGTAGATGCTAAAATTAAAGGATCGGAGCAACAAAAGGTTTTAGAAAGTTATAACGACATGATCTCTCGTCTTAACTACCAAAATCTTGAACTAATAAAAGCTGAATTTGAAGCTAGAAAAGAAAATAATCAAGATAAGTTAGACAGCGTTAACAAAATGTCGCAAAACTTGATTAAAAGACGTTACTTATTTACAGTTAATTTCGCTCTTAACAACAAAAACAGTGAGGTAGCACCATATCTGGCTTTATCTGAAATCTATAATGCTAAAGTAAATTTATTAGATACCATCAACAATTCTTTATCACCTGAAGTTAAAGCATCTAAATATGGTAAAGAACTACAAAAGTTTGTTGATAAAATTAAAGCTACCGAATAA
- a CDS encoding type I phosphomannose isomerase catalytic subunit — protein sequence MSQLYPLKFTPILKDKIWGGQKLKTVLNKESNLPNIGESWEISDVEGDTSIVSNGSLKGQSLKELLETYKGDLIGEKNYKVFENKFPLLIKFIDAKEDLSIQLHPNDELAAKRHNSFGKTEMWYVFQADDDSNLIVGFNQDMTPEKYLEHLENKTLTKILNFDKVQTGDTYFIEVGRVHAIGAGVMVAEIQQTSDITYRVYDWDRVDDQGNERELHNDLAIDAIDFNMPDNFRVTYKKTENTSNEMVSCPYFTTSYLKVTETLKKENKEDSFLIYMCVEGDAEISANGVTETIKKGETLLLPAAIKDFEIHAKDATLLEVYV from the coding sequence ATGAGTCAATTGTATCCATTAAAATTTACCCCGATATTGAAAGATAAAATCTGGGGAGGTCAAAAATTAAAAACAGTATTAAATAAAGAGTCTAATCTGCCTAATATTGGCGAAAGCTGGGAGATTAGCGATGTTGAAGGCGATACTTCAATAGTTTCTAACGGAAGTTTAAAAGGGCAATCATTAAAAGAATTATTAGAAACCTATAAAGGTGATTTAATAGGTGAAAAGAACTATAAAGTTTTCGAAAATAAGTTTCCGTTATTAATTAAGTTTATTGATGCAAAGGAAGATTTATCTATTCAGTTACATCCAAATGATGAGTTGGCAGCGAAGAGACATAATTCGTTTGGTAAGACCGAAATGTGGTATGTATTTCAAGCCGATGACGATTCAAATTTAATAGTAGGTTTTAATCAGGATATGACGCCTGAAAAATATCTGGAACATTTAGAAAATAAAACCTTAACAAAAATCTTAAATTTCGATAAGGTACAAACCGGAGACACTTATTTTATTGAAGTGGGTAGAGTACATGCCATAGGTGCCGGTGTTATGGTTGCCGAAATTCAGCAAACCAGTGATATTACATACCGTGTATACGACTGGGATCGCGTAGACGATCAAGGTAACGAACGTGAGTTACATAACGATTTGGCAATCGATGCTATCGATTTTAATATGCCGGACAATTTTAGAGTGACTTACAAAAAGACTGAGAATACCTCTAATGAAATGGTAAGTTGTCCATACTTTACAACAAGTTATTTAAAAGTTACCGAAACCTTAAAAAAGGAGAATAAAGAAGATTCTTTTTTAATTTATATGTGTGTTGAAGGTGATGCCGAGATTTCTGCAAATGGCGTTACAGAGACTATAAAAAAAGGAGAAACATTATTATTGCCGGCGGCAATAAAAGATTTCGAAATACACGCCAAAGATGCTACATTGTTAGAAGTTTATGTATAA
- a CDS encoding 6-pyruvoyl trahydropterin synthase family protein → MKVTVNRKAHFNAAHRLFKEGWSDEKNLEVFGKCSNPNYHGHNYDLVVSVTGEIDEETGFVMDMKILKDIIREEVEEPLDHKNLNLEVEAFKTLNPTTENIAVYIYNQIKPKLKQDLSLEVTLYETPRNFVTYSGT, encoded by the coding sequence ATGAAAGTAACGGTAAACAGAAAAGCGCATTTTAATGCAGCTCACCGGCTTTTTAAGGAAGGCTGGAGCGACGAAAAAAATCTGGAGGTATTTGGCAAATGCAGCAATCCTAATTACCACGGACATAATTACGATTTGGTGGTGAGTGTAACCGGAGAGATAGATGAAGAAACAGGGTTTGTTATGGATATGAAGATCTTAAAAGATATTATAAGAGAAGAAGTTGAAGAACCCTTGGATCATAAAAATTTGAATTTGGAAGTTGAAGCGTTTAAAACCTTGAACCCAACAACCGAAAACATAGCAGTATATATTTATAATCAAATTAAACCTAAACTAAAACAAGATTTAAGTCTTGAGGTTACCTTATACGAAACACCTCGAAACTTTGTAACCTATTCAGGAACCTAA
- the idi gene encoding isopentenyl-diphosphate Delta-isomerase: MKEEQVILVNENDEPIGLMPKMEAHEKALLHRAFSVFIFNDKNELMLQQRAAHKYHSPLLWTNTCCSHQRDGESNLAAGKRRLQEEMGFVADLKETTSFIYKAPFDNGLTEHEFDHVMVGYYNDSPKINPDEVEAWKWMPLEAVKEDIAEQPEIYTEWFKIIFDKFYQHINVTK, translated from the coding sequence ATGAAAGAAGAACAAGTCATCTTAGTCAATGAAAACGATGAGCCAATTGGTTTAATGCCAAAAATGGAGGCTCACGAAAAAGCATTATTACACCGCGCATTTTCTGTATTTATATTTAACGATAAAAATGAACTGATGTTACAGCAACGTGCAGCTCACAAATACCATTCGCCTTTATTATGGACCAACACCTGTTGCAGCCACCAGCGCGATGGTGAGTCTAATTTAGCAGCAGGTAAACGCCGTTTACAGGAAGAAATGGGTTTTGTAGCAGACCTAAAAGAAACAACTTCGTTTATTTATAAAGCGCCTTTTGATAATGGTTTAACCGAACATGAGTTCGATCATGTTATGGTTGGATATTATAACGATAGTCCTAAAATTAACCCGGATGAGGTTGAAGCCTGGAAATGGATGCCTTTAGAAGCTGTAAAGGAAGATATAGCCGAGCAACCGGAAATTTATACCGAGTGGTTTAAAATTATTTTCGATAAATTTTATCAGCACATTAACGTCACAAAATAA
- a CDS encoding peptide chain release factor 3 yields MSFQKEINRRRTFGIISHPDAGKTTLTEKLLLFGGAIQEAGAVKSNKIKKGATSDFMEIERQRGISVATSVLAFEYNGTKINILDTPGHKDFAEDTFRTLTAVDSVIVVIDVAKGVEEQTEKLVEVCRMRNIPMIVFINKLDREGKDAFDLLDEVEQKLGLKVVPLSFPIGMGYEFKGIYNIWEKNVNLFSGDSRRNIEETIEISDLSSPELDKLVGEKSANTLRDEIELVSGIYPEFDKDEYLSGNQQPVFFGSALNNFGVRELLDCFVEIAPKPRPKQSEERLINPDEKNFTGFVFKIHANMDPNHRDRLAFIKIVSGTFERNKPYLHVRHGKKLKFSSPNAFFAEKKEIVDISYPGDIVGLHDTGNFKIGDTLTEGETINYKGIPSFSPEHFRYINNADPLKSKQLYKGIDQLMDEGVAQLFTLELNGRKVIGTVGALQYEVIQYRLEHEYGAKCSYENLNVHKACWVQAEDEKSEEYKEFLRVKQRYLAKDKHEQLVFLADSAFSLQMTQQTYPSIKFHFTSEF; encoded by the coding sequence ATGAGTTTTCAAAAAGAGATTAACAGACGTCGTACCTTTGGTATTATTTCACATCCCGATGCCGGTAAAACAACATTAACCGAAAAATTACTTCTTTTTGGTGGTGCTATTCAAGAGGCTGGAGCTGTAAAAAGTAATAAAATCAAAAAAGGTGCTACGAGTGACTTTATGGAAATTGAGCGCCAGCGTGGTATATCGGTGGCAACCTCTGTATTGGCCTTTGAATACAATGGCACTAAAATTAATATTTTAGATACACCTGGTCACAAAGACTTTGCTGAAGATACTTTTAGAACACTTACCGCTGTAGACAGCGTTATTGTGGTTATAGACGTTGCAAAAGGGGTTGAGGAACAAACCGAAAAACTAGTTGAAGTTTGTAGAATGCGAAACATTCCTATGATTGTTTTCATTAACAAATTAGACCGTGAAGGTAAAGATGCTTTCGACCTACTTGATGAAGTAGAACAAAAATTAGGATTAAAAGTAGTGCCTTTAAGTTTCCCTATTGGTATGGGTTACGAGTTTAAAGGTATTTATAATATCTGGGAGAAAAACGTAAACCTTTTCAGTGGTGATAGCCGCAGAAACATTGAAGAAACCATTGAAATTTCAGACTTATCGTCTCCTGAATTAGATAAATTGGTTGGTGAAAAATCGGCCAACACCTTACGTGACGAGATAGAACTTGTTTCAGGAATCTATCCTGAATTCGATAAAGACGAATATTTAAGCGGAAACCAACAACCTGTATTCTTTGGTTCGGCCTTAAATAACTTTGGTGTTCGCGAGCTTTTAGATTGCTTTGTTGAGATTGCACCGAAACCAAGACCAAAACAAAGTGAAGAGCGTTTAATTAATCCTGACGAGAAAAACTTTACCGGATTTGTATTTAAAATACACGCCAATATGGATCCTAATCACAGAGACCGTCTGGCATTTATAAAAATTGTTTCAGGTACTTTCGAACGAAATAAACCTTATTTACACGTTAGACATGGCAAGAAATTAAAATTCTCAAGTCCTAACGCTTTCTTTGCAGAGAAGAAAGAAATTGTAGACATCTCTTACCCTGGTGATATTGTTGGTTTACACGATACCGGAAACTTTAAAATTGGAGATACCCTAACCGAAGGAGAAACTATAAACTACAAAGGAATACCTAGTTTCTCTCCGGAACACTTTAGATATATTAACAACGCCGATCCTTTAAAATCTAAACAATTATACAAAGGTATCGATCAGTTAATGGACGAAGGGGTTGCGCAGTTATTTACCTTAGAATTAAATGGAAGAAAAGTAATTGGTACCGTTGGTGCCTTACAGTACGAAGTTATTCAGTACCGTTTGGAACACGAATACGGTGCGAAGTGTTCTTACGAAAATTTAAACGTTCATAAAGCATGCTGGGTACAGGCTGAAGACGAAAAAAGTGAAGAATACAAAGAGTTTTTGCGCGTAAAACAACGTTACTTAGCCAAAGACAAACACGAACAGTTAGTCTTTTTAGCAGACTCGGCATTTTCGCTGCAAATGACACAGCAAACCTACCCGAGTATTAAATTCCATTTTACATCTGAATTTTAA
- a CDS encoding (4Fe-4S)-binding protein: MKTEANTFSNSEITVTYEPNVCIHAEKCIKELSDVFRTSIIPWIDLDGSDAERIIKQVNRCPSGALQFKRKLIVKKAEIKKKPVLETAV; encoded by the coding sequence ATGAAAACAGAAGCTAATACTTTCAGTAATTCGGAAATTACTGTGACTTATGAACCGAATGTTTGCATACACGCTGAGAAGTGTATAAAAGAATTATCAGATGTTTTTAGAACATCTATAATTCCCTGGATTGATTTGGACGGAAGTGATGCAGAACGCATCATTAAACAAGTTAACCGCTGTCCGTCTGGTGCCTTACAATTCAAAAGAAAACTGATTGTAAAAAAGGCCGAGATTAAGAAAAAGCCAGTTCTTGAAACAGCTGTTTAA
- a CDS encoding DUF3467 domain-containing protein yields the protein MTDENDKPKQGQINIELDEKIADGQYSNLAIINHSVSEFVVDFVNIMPGVPKSKVKSRIILTPQHAKRLLKALAENVSRFENAHGEIKDYEQPPIPLNFGPTGQA from the coding sequence ATGACTGACGAAAACGATAAACCAAAACAAGGACAAATTAATATTGAATTAGATGAAAAAATTGCTGACGGGCAATATTCTAATCTGGCCATCATCAATCATTCGGTATCTGAATTTGTTGTTGACTTTGTAAATATTATGCCTGGTGTACCTAAGAGTAAGGTAAAATCCAGAATTATTTTAACGCCACAACACGCAAAGCGATTATTAAAAGCCTTAGCTGAAAATGTATCTCGTTTTGAAAATGCTCACGGTGAAATTAAAGATTACGAACAACCACCAATTCCATTGAATTTCGGACCAACAGGTCAGGCTTAA